The genomic DNA AATGACTCCTCCTGGCCACACAGCTCATCTCCTTCTCCCATGCGTAGGATGCGCTCCCCCCCCAGCTCTTCAAACAGCGTGTCCACAGCGTGGGCAAAGGCGCAGAAGTGTGGGTAGGCCCTGGAGCCAAGGCCAAACACTGAGAACctaaacagagacacacacacatatgaaggaagagacagagaggcaggaagtattaaaaaagcaaaacacaaccACCACCGAGCCGATGTTTGAAAGTTGCCCTTTCTTCCCTCTCGAAGAGAACCAAAACAGCTGACGTAGCTACGGACACTTGTGCTGTCTGGTTTTGGATAGATGTAAACATGAACTAGATCACTTCTCTGAGAGCGTACAAGCCACCCCTTCGCTGTGAAGCAGTCAACCCACATCAAGGTCAAGTTTGAGccacattttctgtctcctctcctttgacAGGTCAGCAAACTGTCCTCTGCAATAAGACTTGTCATCTCCAAAAGGTTTTACAAGCAGAGGAGTCCAGACAGAAGAGAGTGGGGACACAAATGCAATTTACtacataaaatgtaaattgtTACTTTACTTCATTTAGTTCCTTTTTACCCTCATTGCAAACCTGCAGATTTACTTCACTGACCAAATTCAAGGTGAGGCTGTCGTAAAACTTGATTTGTCGTAAAACTCGATTTTGTGATTTGCAGACTAAAAATGATTCAAAGTCTTGTTTCAAACTGGAATGAATTGAaaagtgaatgttttttttagacACTGAGGTTACATATGAGCattgtttcagcagcatttccaaGACCATGATACATCTAATTTCAAGATGGCCATTTTTACCTTGAGCTCTAGACATCCTTTAACCTGCAAATTACTGTCATTGTTCACTTGTTAGGGAACTATTCTTTTGACTGCTGAGTATAATTGCCTCAGtttttcagtttggtttgtgtgtttgttagtcAGCAGCATTATGGAAAAATTACTGGGCACATGTTCAGGACACTTGGCAGAAGGGTGCAGCACGGGCTAAAGGAGAACTCATTCAATTCTGCAGCAGATCCAAATCAGGCACATACACAAATTCTTTTACACTGGTGTTAACATCGCCAGATACAGCATTTGCCCTGATGGACTAAATGCCATACATCTTAAAATTGGAAATATATCTGCTAATACATAGTAGTTGCTGGCTGCACATTTGTATTTCAATGAAGAGTGGACTATTGGCCTTGACGGAGGTCTGCGCTCTCCCAGTTCCCCTCTAGTCtagttttctgacttttttttttgacctggtttgtttttgtttacctgACGTTGGCAAGAGGTCCAGTGCTCTCGAAGTTAATCCTGGCTTCTGGCTCATCGCTGGAGGACTTGCGAGTGTCAGAGTAGGAGGACACACTGTTGAAACGGACCTTGTAGCTCCTGGAAAGGAGGCGAATGAGGAGAGATGAGACGTGTAACTCATGGAAGAAGAAGGCGGAAACTGGCAGggacagatacaaacacacgcacgctgAGGGACTAAACTCactttctgtcttctgtgttgGATGTTGGGTGGTGCATCTCCATTAAGGCAGCTCCAAATTTCTACAATAACCAAAGAGGCACTGTTAGTAAACAGTGCATCTGTCCTGTGCTTTGTTAAATGGGGATGTTATATTGCATGCATACCTCTCCATTTTCAGGTGGATCACCGTTACCGAATGTGCTGGTCACCACTAAGACCAGCGTCTCGTGCTCTAGGTCCACCACATCATAGTCATCCATTGAAGTGACCTGCAGACGTCACAAAAAAGAGCATCGTGTGAGGGAATCTTAGCCTTCGCTCACATGGTGTGGCCTTCTCCAtgacacacactccacacaacAGATGACTCGAGCGTGTAAATTAAGGCTGAACACACAGCcgctggcagaggaggaggttgtAATGACCACTCTGTCCTCGCCTCTAACGAGATGATAATATGCTGCTGCCGCACAGCGAGCGTCCATGATGCACACCACTCAACATGATGGTGTATGTCTGCCacggaacacacacacacacacacacacacacacacacacaaagacacacaaccAAAGGCGTGAAGAGAAAACAGGCTTTAGCCCAACAACAACGCAGATCTGCCCCGGGCGTTCGCGTCTGCCCTGTGATCCATCTACAGACACCCActctcagtgacacacacatccgcacacttgcacacacgcATCTTTTCTTGAATGATTGATCACACTGGAAAAACAGGAAGGGAAAATATGATATGACCCGGAGGAAAAGCACACAGCAGATGATTGAGAGCagcatgttttgcattttttccctctcattCTCTCATCTTCTCAACAGATTTGCACAGCCAGGGGTGCTTGAGGATCTTGTCTTAAAGTACTGCACTGCTCAACGCTTCACTGGTTAAATCTTGCCTCCAACCAGCGGCACTTTAACGcatgagagaagaaaaaaatgtgacaaaagacACACTTTCCTCTCCTATCCTCCCGTCGCCTGTACTCAGCAGGCATCTGCTTGGCTTCGTCAGCCAGGGAgcgggagggaggggaggataTAGGAATGATTTCTTTGAATTCCTCCTTTTTCAATTAAACCCTCCATACAATAACACGTAAGTTCAGCTTTCAGATAAGATGATGCAAGGTAGGAGCAAATGTACCTTTGGATCAAACGCGTGCTTGAAGATTTCACAGAGAGTTTTGGCATACTCTTGTGATTTGCCCGTCTCTGTGGCAAACAGTATGGTGGCCTTCACCCTCTTGGCCATGGCCTGGCCCATGAGCTTGGCTGAAAACTTCACAGCCCtgcagaggcaaagagagagacagtgagactgAGATGCACAGAACAATGCAGGACAAGGAATTGAATCATTCAATCAAGGACCAGTGATACAGTCTGCGACCTTTAATCCGCTGCCATGACCAGACGACTCCCACACGTCGATACATCTGATAGAACATTTGTTACTGAGGCAAGTGTGTTTCACTTCAGCAGGCAGTGCACATAATGTCAAGGTATCGGATGGATGACAATTGTGATTACCTAGCTTGTCATGTCCTTGAGGCAATTATATTAATAGCAGAACATATGCGTGAACAAGTGCAGGCATACaccaacaaaacactgacaaagctTTGATTACTCCCTGAGGGGTTGATTGGATGATTTTCATTGCTTAGTACTGCAGCTTCCTTCCCATGTGTCTATCTTGTGACAGGAAAGTGATTACTTGCTTGGCCTTAGATTATCATACACACATCCTACAGTATATTATCTTTGACATTTAGGGTTGCAATTctgaggaaggaagagaaggagaaggaaaggaaatcACTCATTTGACAAAACCAAGCATGGTTTTCTTCTCACATCTCTGCGTGACTGCACACTCACTTGGCAAGCTTCTTGAATCCGATGGCTCTCTTCTTTGTGGGCGTCCCATTGACTCCTTTCCACACGTGGGTATGCCAGGCATCAAGCTTTTGCATATGGGAAAAGAAATTAGAGTTCAGAGGTTGCCTTTGTTTAAGGTTCCAAGATACTGAGATATCATCTGTGATATTATTCTGGGAGCAACTTGTTATAAAGGAGATGCAATTTGCAATGTTCTGCACACACTTTCCTTTAAGGTGGCTGTTTTATTAGTAGCCCAAGTAATGATTTCCAACTTTAATTTACCTTAATGACTTCCTTAATATACCTTAACAGCCAACCAGTTTGTAAAGTGTGTGATACTCTctgccaaaaacacaacaccatTATCACATTAactgcctcccctcctccctcacctgGTACTCATAGGAAGGGGTGAGGCGGTAGTTGAGCATTTCTTGGTGGAAAACTGGTGTGATACTTCCTGACATGGGGGGGACAATCCACACCCAGTCTCCAGGACAGCCGCCTCGCACCCGGTACtcattttccatgtgtttcATGAAGGACTCTGTGGCTGAGTGATGGTCTACTATGGTCACTTTGCAAGACTGGAAATAGGAGACACAAACCTCATGAGTgataaacataaataacagactgcataagaaacaaacatttactcaAAAGTATTTTATACTGCAGAGGTGATACAAGGTGTTTTTATGAAAGTTGATGGTACTTTTGCAATGAAACTTGGttcaaaacaacagtttttgtTGAAGTATTCCTTTTAATGAGCAGACCTGTACCTACCTGGAAGCTGTACAGAACAGCGACGTTGATCTCCACCAGTGCCTGGTCTTTCCAAAGAGAGGAAGTCTTCCTGGTGTCTAAGGCCATCCTGTTAGCAACCTCCTACGTAATATGGAAAGAAAATTCAACGTAAAAGCTGTGTGATGTACTGCATGTAGAACAGCAAAATGACGCCTGAGGAAAGTAATGAGAGGTCAAGGTTTCTTACGTTTGTTATGCTTATATTCCGCTTGTTATGAAACTTTCAAAAATCAAGTGTGATGTTCAACTATGTTTCATGCCTCAAGTGGGTGCTAGctcatatttttcaaaaaagaacattttctgcatgttcTTCAACATCGGTGAGAATGAATCATTAATGTGACATCATGTTTTTTGTGGCTCAGCGGTTTCAGCTCAGGCCTGGAAAAAATTGTTATTCACCAAATAATTAATCccaaacaaaacccaaagaacAGTTCACAAGCAAGTAGCCCTCTTCATCAACAAGTGCAAGCGCAATGTCTGTACTTCACTTGTAAGGCCAATCCACCAAAGCTGGCACTGACAAGCCCTGAAGTGCTCTTCACAATTGCACCACTCTAGTCTAAACTGAGATTTTACTTGTCTGAATAGGATACATGCAAAGATAGTAGTCTGATTGCCctatttatatgtatgtatttccTTTTAGATAATTTGGAGATTTAGGCAGAACAGATCTCAATTCTATTTCCGCCggcaaaaacataaacatacagaaTACGACTGTATCAATCAATGAACAgatgcataaataaatgcatatttTCACATACCGTTATAATGAAAATGGTATATTTCACATTGAGAGTTTCTGACAAAGCACAAGGAGACTTTATTCTTTTCAAGCGCTGTTAATCAGCTTTCTCCTCACTGTACACAATTACAGTAGAAGAAGGGCATTCTGATTGGGTCATTTGCtgacacaacacatgcacaagGCTTCAGTCAATCTGTGCCTCTGATTCCTCCAGTGGAGCATAACTGTATTTTGGCACAATGCACTACCTCCAGAATGTTGTAGCGTGAACTGTCGCAGAAGTCCCTCACGCCAATCTCTGTGCCCATGTACCAGCCGCTGAAGGGGCAGCCAGTGAACTCCAAGCCGCCGACCTCCAGCAGCATGTTGGAGACTGCCGGGAGGCTGTACCACTTCAGGTCCAGGTCCTTGAACCACTCGTACCTGCGCAGTGCAAGCAGGAGAATGACTGGTGGGAACTGCAGATGTTATAATTTGTGGCAGTCTTGCTGAGCACATACATGTATCCATGAGACACGGATCATTAAGAGGGAGTGCAGCCAAAAGCAGcattaacaaaaagaaaacacttttggACCTCACTGTCCATCCCACCACTCACTCTTCGCACCCTCAACAGGGATTGATAACATTGCTTTCAGTGTATTATTTGCAGAGCTGGGTGTAATCTTGTTTAATGATGATGCGACGCTGTTGGTGGTCGTAGGCCTGTGCCAAGTTGTTGCCAGAGCTGAGGGCCAGTAGATACAGGGTATGGAGCAAGAGATGCCAATTTTTCGGGGGGAGTCTGGCAGCGAGATCAGTGTGTCAAGGGATTCTGAAATGCTCTCTGTAGCATGgcagctctgtctgtgtctgggtCTGGTGATGCGAAAACTAGTGGAGGTAATACCCAATTCTTTACTGATTATTGGTTTTTAGATACAGCGGCTTAATGCTGCAGATCTCAAAGGCATTATGGCTTTGCACAGTAGCTAACGTAAGAAAAGTTTTCATCCAAGtaaaaacataacaataaaaacaggcaACCTTCCTAACAAGCCCCATGGTTACCACAAAAGCTGGCATAGCAACAGATAAAATATGGCTAGCTGTGCTTTCTGGGAATATTCAGCACAGTTGGAATGTGACGGTAACCCAATCAGACTCCTTGGCGTCAAAGTACCCCATTGTTTAAGAAGTGTTGTAAAGAGAtgtgtgagtgggtggatgTCTTTTTGTGCAGCCCCCTCTGTTCTTGTTTTGCTccattctgtgtattttatgcACGCTTAAGAGGGAAGTCATAACTCACTTTGGGTGTGTGATGGGCACCTCCAGGATGAGGTCTTCAGGAATCTCAAACAGCTCGGGGTCATTTCCGTTGGCTTGCAGCAGGAGGGGCAGGACATCAAAGCGGCCCTTTGGAGCTTTCCATCCCAACTGCATGCAGATCTAGTGACCAAAAGCAACGAATAGGGTGTTTCTGCCAAGGTGAATTTTTCCAGCTTTACCTCATTGACTTAGAAATACACTTTGTCTTGTGTACCTCAGTAAACTCAACATTAGCAGGGTCTCCCACGATCTGTCCATCAGGCTGTTTGTAGCCTGCATAACGAATCAGCTGAGTGTTCCACACTCGAAAGTCATGCGTGCCATCTGTTCTCTGAGGAAATATGGTGATGGCTGACCTgggacaaaataaacaaaccgAAAAAGATAACCAAAAAAGAATGTCAATGATGTGTATACAACACTTGCATTTATGTGGTAatcatttgtttacatttagagtaaaataatCAGATTCCTGCTCTGTGCCACAGTAATATCAAGATCATGTTGTTGTCTGCACATTCATGTTCATGAAGAAAGAGGCTGTGTGACAAAGGATTAAATGgtgaatatgaatatttaagtACATTAATCAACAAGATTGTTAACAGATGGTTTTAGTTGTGGATGTGATCTGAGCCCAAAGGCATTTTTAATTACGTTATGTCAAAGGGCTCGAAGTGGGACCAAGGCTTAGCTACCTTTGGTCTGTTCTATATCCCAGTCGTGTTTTAATGCCACAACCGGGCAAAAGTGTTAATGCTGCTAAGCCGGTTGTAAGTCGCTGGGCGGAGAGCAGCTGGTGTGAATCTGGGCCACTTGTGCGAGCAGTCTACATCTGCAGTAAACGCTCTCTCAGCTTGGCTTCAGAAACTTGTGCAAATGGTCATATTCTGTAGGCTCagacttcattttcatttgtcctCTTGTGGGTAACATATGATGTATTAAGTGATGGTTTAGGTCATCAATATACAAGTGAAAAATATTGTAGTCAATAAGTCTTCATGTAATATTATTTCCagatatatataaaacaatgtCATCACATTGTTATATGAACCATTTTAATTCATAGAGTCTAATATTTTTGATTGATTATAAGAGCCCGATTCCTAAAAAACTCAGATGCTGtgtacaatataaatataactATACCCAGTTGAAACTTTTGTAATTTTTGTatatatctgcttattctgaatttggtgCAGtgacacgtttcaaacaagttgtgacaggagcaactaaagactgggaaagttgtagaatgctccaaaaacacctgtttggatcattccacaggttcATAACAGGTCATAGTATgatggttgggtatgaaaggggcatcctgcaaaggctcagctgttcacatgcaaggatggagcgaggttcaacactttgtgaacacatgattgtacagtataaaggagattactacatgggatcaggaacacttcataaaaaaGTTGTCAGTAAAcgcagttcatttgcaaatgcctgcattctgtttttatttacattttacgtGGTGACCTACtttaaaagaaggaaaatgcaTTTTACCATTTATTACCAGGCAAGGGCCATGACTTATCTGGACCAAAATCTGTTACGACTGCAAACTGCAACTTGAAGAAGCGAAACGAAGGCACACTGACTCACTGATTAAAAAGCAATTATAACTGCATTATTACCAGAAATAATAAACACCAGCAAGCAGGATTTTTCTCAACCTAGAACCCCAGCATTTGTTCTCAGTAACCACTAATGACTGACTTAGTATCACTATATAACTGCAAAGGATTAGTAAATAATCAATGAAGCCATTCGTTACAACTTATTGCCTTTTATAAGGTGCCTGATGAGAAAGTTGTAGAATGATATTATATTATTCAACAACTTGTAACATTCACTATCTTTTAGGTCATTAGCAACCTATTCGCTCTGAATCGCCTGTGTTGTAATATTGACAGCTGATTTTGACTAAGCAAAGGCATTCCAAAACTACTGAAGCATGTTGCAATAGGACTAtatgtttctttatttgtttgtgtttatttatgctAAAGTGAGCCAGACTAGGAGAGCTGGAGCCAGGATGTGGTACTGGCTCTTATCAACATGTGTATCCGAGCTGTCCTTCTGAAGGCCAGGCTAAGTGTAGTAATGAGTCAGAAGCTATCCATCATCCAACAAGTAAATACGAGGTGTCACATGTGATTAGGACTTGGCAGAAAAAGTGAGTGAGCGCTGCGCAGGTCTAAAAAATGACTGCTTGTTAGCAAGGCCCGCCGCCTCACCGGGGTGACGATAGGTGCcgagacactgacagagagacaggcagcagaTAGTGTCAGAGACAGTGTTAAGAGACAGAGCATACACTGACAGATGGGACAGTGGGTCAAGTCAGGGtagccagagagggagaggggtgaTGAGATACATGGAGCGACAGATGGACAAGTGTAGTTGGAGGAACATGAAGAGAGTTGAACAAAAAGAAACGAGACTTAGGGTAAATagttgtgcagtgtgtgtgtgtgtgtgtgtgtgtgtgtgtgtgtgtgtgtgtgtgtgtgtgtgtgtgtgtgtgtgtgagacagtgtgtTTTACCTCAGGTTGCCTTTGTTGGTGGCATACTTGATGTGGTTACAGATGTAGTTGTACATTCCATGAGCTGTTGTGCAGTCTCTAGCATCAAAAACCTAGaaagcaaatgtaaaaatgaacattCAGCACCAGGTTTATGCATAGTAAGCCCAGCGAAACACCACTTTGCAaacaagagagaagaaagaaggatgTTCACTGAGAGCTGAagtaaaatcatcatcattttttatgGAGTAGTAACATAGTTTGAGTACTGCTTCGCACGAACAAGTAACTACAGCACGGGTTGGTGTCAGGATGTAGGGGGAGTAGAAAAAACATTAGGAGAAAAAGcttgagttcattcattcatgtctccattaaagtctataatggagacatgaaagcagatagaGAGTGCAGTCAACCTGACTGGATCAATCTACTATCTATGGTTGAAACACTTCCTTTCTGCCATAAACTGAGCCTTCATTTTCCTGGCAGATCATACCCGATGGCAGACACAACTGTATAGTGAAAGTGAGGCTTGTAGGGAACTAGTCTACATGCTGATAGTGTCATTATTCAACAGCCATTACAttgtgcaatcaacatttacttaATAATGACTAATTAAAGTCTTGTCTATTGCCAGTTTAAATATActattaaaattaaaatggtATGCATCTTTTTGTGGTAAAGCCAAACAAGTGACTGAACCAACTGCCTTTTTTATGTCTCTGAATATCTTGGATATGATAAAAAATGTAATGCAGAGTAAAGACGTACCTGAAGTTTGGACCACTGGATCCTCCCCACACATCGGGCAGCATTCCTCCAGGCGTGCTTGGCTCCATAAATCAGTTCGGTGTCTTTCAGCTGGTAAGTCCCTGAAGCTTCAATCTCCTTGGtcacctcctccagcctgtCCACATGGGCCTTAGAGCTATACCTGGTCCACAGGCACAATAGGATAAAAACATGTACATACACAGCTATAGCATAACAGAAAACGCAGTATATGTGAATTGTGCCACTTTTGATGCCTTGCAGACTAGTTCATGAACAAATCTGGGCCTGTCATGGTCATGTTATGTAAGTGCTAAAGCCTGTATAACTGCCAAAGTTAACAATTTACCTGCTGACATTTAGGtaagtgaaatgtaaaaatgtctaTAACTTATATTCTAGTCGGAACAAAAGTTAGCCACGGTATCTGTCCACCCATGAATGTGAACCAAATCAAACATGTGCATAATGTTCCTTGACCAACAGGTCCATGCTGGgtttagctaaatgctaaatgctcaTGGTGGATCCTCCAGCAGTATCCTCTGAGATCACTAATGGAACCTCTAACAGCCGTGACGTGTGTGAGGTCTTTCTGCTGTTACAACTGTGACTGCCGAGTGCTCTTTGAGCTCAAAATTCTTTGAATTCGAGGGGCACAGTGGGACAAGAGAGGTCAAGTGGACTGCTTGTTATGAGAATCGGCTACGAAAAGCTTCACAAGAACTTGAACCCAGAGCAGATCGAGACGGACATTGCTGTGCAAACGGCTCAGATAATGAACAATGAACTCACTTATAGATGTTGCTCCAGAGGAGAACGTTGCTAGGAAACATAGCTTTGTCTGTGCACTACATGTTGTGCAAAAACTGTGCAGCTCTCTTTTTGCTTTAATATgtctgtttgtggctgcagcaaCTGTGGAATTTGAATTACTTATACATGTCTGTGTTGTCTGCCTTGGTGATTTATTCTGCTGTTGATTGTAAATAGCGTCAGGCTAATTCATTTATGTAGTTTAATAAAGCTTGTTGCACCTGCTTTGGTtcccactttttatttattgttggcCATTTGTGTTTGCCTGAGTTTTGTGGTCTTTAAAAGGTGGGCACTTGGCAGCCTAATATTACCCAGCTCAGAATGTGTTGTTCTTTGGCTCTACCCACGGAGGTCTAACTTGTACCTCTGCAGGCGCTTCAGGCTGTGCTCACCTTTTGATGGAGGTGTAGTACTGGTCTATGAAGTCAGTGGCCAGACGAAGAAGCTCCTCTTTGCTTCTGACCTCATCTGGTTTGCGGACGTGCAGGTTGGGCGTCATCACAGAGCCTCTGCACACATCTTCAGTGCAGATTGCCATCTGAAAAGATAAGCAGATAAGGGAGgcttatttttttctccagtgcCAAAATGCAACTGAAGAGCTAGGTGATCATGATGTAAGGTATATGATGAAATTTTCTGGTAAAGTATCTGCAAATATCCTCAAAATTTACTTTGCAGCCAAGCATAATGCTCACAGAACATACCACGCTGGCTTCTTGGTGCACAGAACAGTGGTGTTAGTTACCGCAGTTTtattggacacacacacatttctgtgccCTTCAGGGTTCCTGTTCACTCAGAAGAGACTGTTTCTGCATCCATCTCTGTGCTGTAATTGAATGCATCATGGGAGAAGCATGGCATTCTCTTAATTTACTAAAGACAGAGCTATTAAATTaccttctttctcctttctttttagATTAACCGGGTAAGTCTTGCTTCTGCTTGATATGAAACAGACCTGAATGTTTGAATTATACTTTAAGTAAATGGACTCattcaaaagaaaacagttttccAATCCAATTTTcatatacttttttttgtttggctttgtACTTGACGTGTGAACCATAATCAGAACACCACTTTTGCCCTGTGGAAGAAGGTGTTATTTCACGGTGCCAACCCTgtgtaaaaatat from Chaetodon trifascialis isolate fChaTrf1 chromosome 6, fChaTrf1.hap1, whole genome shotgun sequence includes the following:
- the nos1 gene encoding nitric oxide synthase 1 isoform X3, whose protein sequence is MGNGTSPQLASDNNKMLENMPVVLNKAGTEPPASGRISPTKSLQNGSPSKCPRFLKIKNWETGTIYNDTLHHSSSKMAICTEDVCRGSVMTPNLHVRKPDEVRSKEELLRLATDFIDQYYTSIKRYSSKAHVDRLEEVTKEIEASGTYQLKDTELIYGAKHAWRNAARCVGRIQWSKLQVFDARDCTTAHGMYNYICNHIKYATNKGNLRSAITIFPQRTDGTHDFRVWNTQLIRYAGYKQPDGQIVGDPANVEFTEICMQLGWKAPKGRFDVLPLLLQANGNDPELFEIPEDLILEVPITHPKYEWFKDLDLKWYSLPAVSNMLLEVGGLEFTGCPFSGWYMGTEIGVRDFCDSSRYNILEEVANRMALDTRKTSSLWKDQALVEINVAVLYSFQSCKVTIVDHHSATESFMKHMENEYRVRGGCPGDWVWIVPPMSGSITPVFHQEMLNYRLTPSYEYQLDAWHTHVWKGVNGTPTKKRAIGFKKLAKAVKFSAKLMGQAMAKRVKATILFATETGKSQEYAKTLCEIFKHAFDPKVTSMDDYDVVDLEHETLVLVVTSTFGNGDPPENGEKFGAALMEMHHPTSNTEDRKSYKVRFNSVSSYSDTRKSSSDEPEARINFESTGPLANVRFSVFGLGSRAYPHFCAFAHAVDTLFEELGGERILRMGEGDELCGQEESFRTWAKKVFKAACDVFCVGDDVNIEKANDSLISNDRSWKKSKFRLTYTAEAPALTEALYNIHKKKVYGAKMLESQNLQTSKSNRSTIFVRLHTNNHDGLSYQPGDHLGIFPGNHEDLVTALIDKLEDAPPVNQIVKVEFLEERNTALGVISNWTNETRIPPCTIDQAFQYFLDITTPPSPVLLQQFAALATNDKQKKKLEILSKGLQEYEEWKWYNNPTLVEVLEEFPSIQMPSTLLLTQLPLLQPRYYSISSSPDLHPGEIHLTVAVVSYRARDGEGPIHHGVCSSWLNRIEKGEMVPCFVRSAPSFQLPKDNQAPCILVGPGTGIAPFRSFWQQRLYDLEHKGIESCPMILVFGCRQSEVDHIYKEETIQAKNKEVFKELYTAYSREPGKPKKYVQDALREQLSETVYQCLREEGGHIYVCGDVTMAGDVLKTVQQIIKQQGNMSLEDAGFFISKLRDENRYHEDIFGVTLRTYEVTNRLRSESIAYIEESKKDSDEVFCS
- the nos1 gene encoding nitric oxide synthase 1 isoform X2 produces the protein MMEERDLGMGNGTSPQLASDNNKMLENMPVVLNKAGTEPPASGRISPTKSLQNGSPSKCPRFLKIKNWETGTIYNDTLHHSSSKMAICTEDVCRGSVMTPNLHVRKPDEVRSKEELLRLATDFIDQYYTSIKRYSSKAHVDRLEEVTKEIEASGTYQLKDTELIYGAKHAWRNAARCVGRIQWSKLQVFDARDCTTAHGMYNYICNHIKYATNKGNLRSAITIFPQRTDGTHDFRVWNTQLIRYAGYKQPDGQIVGDPANVEFTEICMQLGWKAPKGRFDVLPLLLQANGNDPELFEIPEDLILEVPITHPKYEWFKDLDLKWYSLPAVSNMLLEVGGLEFTGCPFSGWYMGTEIGVRDFCDSSRYNILEEVANRMALDTRKTSSLWKDQALVEINVAVLYSFQSCKVTIVDHHSATESFMKHMENEYRVRGGCPGDWVWIVPPMSGSITPVFHQEMLNYRLTPSYEYQLDAWHTHVWKGVNGTPTKKRAIGFKKLAKAVKFSAKLMGQAMAKRVKATILFATETGKSQEYAKTLCEIFKHAFDPKVTSMDDYDVVDLEHETLVLVVTSTFGNGDPPENGEKFGAALMEMHHPTSNTEDRKSYKVRFNSVSSYSDTRKSSSDEPEARINFESTGPLANVRFSVFGLGSRAYPHFCAFAHAVDTLFEELGGERILRMGEGDELCGQEESFRTWAKKVFKAACDVFCVGDDVNIEKANDSLISNDRSWKKSKFRLTYTAEAPALTEALYNIHKKKVYGAKMLESQNLQTSKSNRSTIFVRLHTNNHDGLSYQPGDHLGIFPGNHEDLVTALIDKLEDAPPVNQIVKVEFLEERNTALGVISNWTNETRIPPCTIDQAFQYFLDITTPPSPVLLQQFAALATNDKQKKKLEILSKGLQEYEEWKWYNNPTLVEVLEEFPSIQMPSTLLLTQLPLLQPRYYSISSSPDLHPGEIHLTVAVVSYRARDGEGPIHHGVCSSWLNRIEKGEMVPCFVRSAPSFQLPKDNQAPCILVGPGTGIAPFRSFWQQRLYDLEHKGIESCPMILVFGCRQSEVDHIYKEETIQAKNKEVFKELYTAYSREPGKPKKYVQDALREQLSETVYQCLREEGGHIYVCGDVTMAGDVLKTVQQIIKQQGNMSLEDAGFFISKLRDENRYHEDIFGVTLRTYEVTNRLRSESIAYIEESKKDSDEVFCS